The Musa acuminata AAA Group cultivar baxijiao chromosome BXJ2-2, Cavendish_Baxijiao_AAA, whole genome shotgun sequence genome contains the following window.
TTTATCTGACTGCTCTTTGGAGGATGTCTAGTTGTCATACAAATTTCCAGTTGCATACTTCCTCCAGGACAATAATTGCTTAATATATCTGATAGCACACTCACATTCCAATGTCTCTTGAGCCTAGGCACAAGCTGTGAGGAGATGAAGTCTAACTAAAACAGGATGCCAAACATGATGGCTTATAAAACACAATTTAAAGACGAAATACATTAAAATTTGGATGTCATTATCATGCATTATTAATTTACATAAAATTAATTAGTCTTTCATTAGGTCAAAGTCTTTCATTAttaatttacatataattagtCTTGCATTATTCAGCCAGTTGTAAATCACAATAACAAAAAGGTGGTTAAAAAGAAGAGGATAATGGAAGCAACacaaacaataaataaataagtaaaagacAAACTGACACATCAAAACCTAAATGTTTCAatcttttttacaaaaaaaacctCATGGCTAAACTCTTTCCATTTCTCAAGATACAaaaattcagactctctttacaaaGACAGACCTACTTAATCTGTTGCATCACATATACCTTGTGATTATAATGGATACAAAAGTTTTAAAAAACGTATAATATTAGGTACTTTAGTGACAGACACTGAGGAGGATGATAGGATTGCCTATGGATGTTGCTGTAAGTAGAGCATGGCAAGAAAAAATTGGTGTAGCCAATTGATCAGAAAAATCAAGTACCAACAACTTCTCAAATTTCATCCTTGGTCAAGCACTTGGTCTGCTTATCTGCAAAGGATTAAATACACTAAAAAGTTTGAAGATTCCACTTCTTACCTTAAAGTAATGTGAAGAAAACATTGCAGTACCAAAAAGCTTTACACAAGGTAGTTTAATTATATCTCCTGACTCCTAAATGCCCATTGCTTATGTATAATGATTTGGAAATCCAATCTGGTTGACCATGTCTTCAACTCAAATTGTACAACATATAATAAGGTATCTATATAGAATTAAGGAGTTCTGATGCAAAAGTTGTTGCAATAACAAATTTGGATTTCTATTTTCAACAGAAGCAACACTGAATTCATAATCATACAGAGTAGATACAGTCAAAATGTTAGTGAAAACCCTCCAAAATAAGTACAATTGACTAAAAGACTTGTCCACCACAGGAATGGaagttcttttcttttgttccaATTCCATCACTTTGACGGGCATAAATCTGCCAAAGAAAATGACAGCTTGTCGCCTGATCACAAGATCTTcagcaaattatattttttaatgtcaTACTCACTCTTCCATCATCTAAACCAGCAGGCTAAGTATTGTACGACTTTAAATAAATCCCTATATAAACGAGAATTTGTTCAATCTAGCTGCCAGCAGTGGATGCAGTAGAGTGCAACTAAGCTATGCTAGAATAGCCAACAAGGAAAGAGATGAGGTTGCTCAGGTGGGCAACAGCACCTTCAAGGTACATGCAGGGGCTAGACTCTGTTTTCAAGGGTGTATGAATAAGGAAAAGATACACGAAAGAACTATAAAGTTGCATGGAGGCAAACCAAAAATGGCAAACAAAATACAGAAGAAAACAAGGAAAGCACTTCAGAACCAGAAGACCTAGTCTAGTGTCTACACCTTTTGTGGACCATAATGAAGGGCTTGGCACCACTCATATATGTTAGTGATGCATAAATTGCCCATGTCAATACAATGTATACTCACTCAGAATTCTCTTCCCATTAGAGCACACTATCATGCCCAACTAAATTCTAAACCTAATGGCATATACATCAATAAAAAAGTTAAACTCTTTTCTCAAGGTTTGTCGTACCGTAGCATACCACTCGTCGGATCGGTACATAAACCGCCCCATACCGGGCGATACAGGTTACATGGCCCCGTATCGGGTGATACGAGGTCTGTACCGATCAGAACGATCGAAAACCGATCGTTACCGACCTGTAATGGTTGGTAACGGTCAAATTTTAACCGATACCAATCAAGGGCTGAGATTATCCTATTTCAAATAGTCAATTTGACCGTTAGAATAAAAGGAAAGAGTttctaaaccctttcctcccctcTCTTTCAATTCATTTCACTCTTTCAAACTCTTCAACTCTCTTAAACATCCCTAGCAGGAGGAAGATCCCCCTTGGTCAGAACATGACGGAAGGAGCTGAACACCATCGAGTTAGACTACTCTAGGAACTAAATACACCCAACCATCATAGTCGTCCGCCCAATGTACAAAGGCAAAAGGGAAGGCACTAGTATCGgctgcatcgttggaaagaatcaagtCGGCCGACGAGACACCTTCTCAATCGCATTCAGCAACTCGCTCGGTCCAAAGACATAGCAACAACGTGGGCAACAGTGTCTTGATTGATGATGGTGGTGACGTCAGGGAGTCGATGATCCTGTCTATATAATTTGAGAGTGGTGTATGGACCGAAAAGCAATATTTTATGCATGTcatccaagattcagatcatggaactcgacgagATACTAGTCAAGCTTATACACATAAGGGAAAGGTAGTGGATGATTTTGAGCAAATATGACAGAGCCAACACGACATGGACATAAAGCGAAGCTCATCATATTCACAGCCATTGTATTACAAAGAAATTTAAGATCAACAACAGTACGGTAATAGTTGGTCATTATTCATCGAGCAACAGTACGATGATCGATCTAATGATACGGAGCAATAGATTAGTGGTAAAAGTAAAACTTTCGACATTGATGTACCAACGGTATACGGTATATTAGTatactatgtcgtgggatcaatttcagaattgggtccgacaaacatatcaaattgatatacaaatatataagaTCGAGGACCCTAATTCATCACCCATGGAGTCTTAtcattctttttggtggtagaaccaagtatatccatcaattgattatttgattcatttgaatcttaccattaaattatttaaaaaataatctaacaatttaaatcatttctttgtagataattcaatatcaatggaAGAATGGTCCGAAACATATTATAAAGTTACTCCTCAAAGTCCAAAAAAGATATTACTATTCTTtttaaatttagattatttttgctaaaattatactaaatttatatttattttcaacttaaaaatcctaatatAACTTTTTTTCCATTTTTCAGAAATttcttgagctatttttagccaTTTTTATGTATCGTCGGTACGTGCCGCCATATCGACACACGGTATAGATCAGTGCGTACCGTATAGGTACACCCTTACGGATTGATAAGACGAACCCTATCTTTTCTCCTCTCTTCTACTGAAATGGACATTATTTCATATGTATATTATCATTGCATAACCTTGCTAAACACATGAATGACATTGAACTAGAAAATGGAATTACCCTTTCTGCCTCAACGATGCTAAGTCTTTGTTAACAACTTCACAGATCattcagaataaatataaaaGACAAACCTTCAAGAATGGAACTGAGAAAAATGAAGATCCAGATGAGCCATCATATGGTACATTAAGAGCCGAAAATTCATCTGTGCTGAAATTTTGTGAACCAACCTCGACAGGTACCTTCAATATTTCAAAGATAAGCATATAATGCTGATGAGCACAAGAAACTTGTGCAACATCATAATTGAAAAAGTACCTCTTGATATTGTAAACTGGAATATAGAACCCCAGTTGCAGGAGGATTGTGCACCAGAACTTTTGCTTCATTGGTCTGCAATAGTTTGTTGGATGATGTTTGCTGAAAATTTCCATCAGAAAAACCAAATGCATCCCAGGTCTGCAAACCaaaagcaaaacaaaaaaaaagaagaaaaaaaaactaattgAGCATCATGGATGATATTGAGGTAGAATCTGTGAAACATCATTGACCTGGGAACTAATAATATAGAAAAATGGTTGCCACATTCCTCACCTGAGAACTTTTATCTGTTTCTGATGATGGTATAATTTCATCATGCTGGTcagcaaaaaggaaaaaaaggtccTGAACTGCATTTTGTGGAAATTGATGCTTTATAGCCTGAGAAACCACAGAAGTAGAGTCCTTCTGTTCAGAAGCAGGATTTGCTTGAGGAGGTAAGTCAAATGTGGCCCACCCGACACTATCAGAGAATGATTTGGTCAATTCTTTTTCTTCTGAAGGGACAGGAGACAAACGTTGATGGTTAACAGCAAATACATCTGTAAATGAATTTGAAGAAGGAATTGGTTGTTTCATAACTGGTAGACCAAAAAGATCCTGACTCCTGGCATGCGTAGGAGCAGAGTCTTGCATCACAGAGGGAGTTACAGATATATCTGGATGCTTGACTggagatgagttctctgactcgagAACAAGATCAATTATGTTACTTGAACTAGATGGTGTCAAAGATGCAGAGTTACTGTCAAAGGATCCGAAGCTACTTGATGATGCAGTCCTCTggacaaagagagaaaaaaatcattatatatcCATCAGTCATGTAGTCACATCACCAAAGAAATAAGTTGACTAATTAGTGAATAACTTATGTATAATAGACCTGTGAATGTGGGAacccattaaaattcttcttgatatttgcaTCAGCATATGTATTCGACACTGAGGGTCgtgtatcttcaatcaaaatatttcttACTTGATGTAAAGGAGGACTGCTATTATCAGTGTCCTGCAGATTTGGTGACTGGCCATAAAATATAGATGAACCTCCTCCACTAGTAATGGAGTAGTCTGAATTCCTTGAATTAGGAGTCTCGTTAGCAAATCTATCCTCATACAACTGCTTTGCTTGGTGACCTGGACTGAACATGAAGCTGGAAATCTTGCCTTCATACAGACTACGATCTGAACCAGGTTTTCTTGCCAGCATCCCAGACATTTTGCCATTGCATCTTTCTTCATATTGACCATCATAAGGTGGGCTCTGTGAGAAGGAATGATAAGAATTGGCTCTCCTGTGATCTTCATGGTTCTTGTGGGTCTACCCAGAGTACAAGGGCAAAAAATAAATACAATATTAAAAGAACTAAAAAACTGCTAAACGACAAATATAATAAGCATCATAATTTAAATTTCAAAAACAATAAGATATCTTTGGAGTATACCTGCATGTCTCTCGGTGGCTTGTCAGAGGATATCCCACCAGCATACTTCTTTTCCACATAAACATATTTGATGAATTCTCTCAACTTATCAAGGTTGCTGTAATATGTATCCGAAAGTCCATGAAACTTCAAGCACACTAAAAACAAGAGCATGGCAATAAAGTTCTATTATTTACCTGCTACTAGGCAACCTCATTTTTTCTGTATCCCAATCCTTCAAGAATATCTCTCTGGCACGCTGCGACAGAAAATTTTACATGAAATTTTTGCATAGCCTATTTCTGATGTATTACATTGAATTTTTCTTGTTACCTGATTGCCTCCTTTTTGTAGAGCCTCAACTTCTTGAGAAGTAAATTTTGCCATAGATATCGATTTCACACGGTGAGTAAACTCACGACTGTAtggtaaataaaaattatatataaaatgccAGAAAAGAAAATGTGAGAACTCAAGTAGCTATctcttaataatattaaatacccAAAATATCAATCATCC
Protein-coding sequences here:
- the LOC135605716 gene encoding probable ADP-ribosylation factor GTPase-activating protein AGD14 isoform X2 translates to MSSKKQDERNEKIIRGLLKLPPNRKCINCNSLGPQYVCVNFWTFICVTCSGIHREFTHRVKSISMAKFTSQEVEALQKGGNQRAREIFLKDWDTEKMRLPSSSNLDKLREFIKYVYVEKKYAGGISSDKPPRDMQTHKNHEDHRRANSYHSFSQSPPYDGQYEERCNGKMSGMLARKPGSDRSLYEGKISSFMFSPGHQAKQLYEDRFANETPNSRNSDYSITSGGGSSIFYGQSPNLQDTDNSSPPLHQVRNILIEDTRPSVSNTYADANIKKNFNGFPHSQRTASSSSFGSFDSNSASLTPSSSSNIIDLVLESENSSPVKHPDISVTPSVMQDSAPTHARSQDLFGLPVMKQPIPSSNSFTDVFAVNHQRLSPVPSEEKELTKSFSDSVGWATFDLPPQANPASEQKDSTSVVSQAIKHQFPQNAVQDLFFLFADQHDEIIPSSETDKSSQTWDAFGFSDGNFQQTSSNKLLQTNEAKVLVHNPPATGVLYSSLQYQEVPVEVGSQNFSTDEFSALNVPYDGSSGSSFFSVPFLKGGTTQEQKSTNPFDLPYDSDVDKDNLFPDMHSLQTALPNQLLPTNLLGGQPQTWFSQNSVAACVMPVPQGSLAYNAGQGLNFTRSCCILWWKPFCLENCSISLSAKATSGGLYNICNLACFIYICAGLKDFPSGNRFIRALAIMLTWY
- the LOC135605716 gene encoding probable ADP-ribosylation factor GTPase-activating protein AGD14 isoform X6; this encodes MSSKKQDERNEKIIRGLLKLPPNRKCINCNSLGPQYVCVNFWTFICVTCSGIHREFTHRVKSISMAKFTSQEVEALQKGGNQRAREIFLKDWDTEKMRLPSSSNLDKLREFIKYVYVEKKYAGGISSDKPPRDMQTHKNHEDHRRANSYHSFSQSPPYDGQYEERCNGKMSGMLARKPGSDRSLYEGKISSFMFSPGHQAKQLYEDRFANETPNSRNSDYSITSGGGSSIFYGQSPNLQDTDNSSPPLHQVRNILIEDTRPSVSNTYADANIKKNFNGFPHSQRTASSSSFGSFDSNSASLTPSSSSNIIDLVLESENSSPVKHPDISVTPSVMQDSAPTHARSQDLFGLPVMKQPIPSSNSFTDVFAVNHQRLSPVPSEEKELTKSFSDSVGWATFDLPPQANPASEQKDSTSVVSQAIKHQFPQNAVQDLFFLFADQHDEIIPSSETDKSSQTWDAFGFSDGNFQQTSSNKLLQTNEAKVLVHNPPATGVLYSSLQYQEVPVEVGSQNFSTDEFSALNVPYDGSSGSSFFSVPFLKGGTTQEQKSTNPFDLPYDSDVDKDNLCVAFLCSFQTCTHCKLHCQINFCLQIYLVDSPKHGFHRIQLQLALCLYLKEA
- the LOC135605716 gene encoding probable ADP-ribosylation factor GTPase-activating protein AGD14 isoform X5; translation: MSSKKQDERNEKIIRGLLKLPPNRKCINCNSLGPQYVCVNFWTFICVTCSGIHREFTHRVKSISMAKFTSQEVEALQKGGNQRAREIFLKDWDTEKMRLPSSSNLDKLREFIKYVYVEKKYAGGISSDKPPRDMQTHKNHEDHRRANSYHSFSQSPPYDGQYEERCNGKMSGMLARKPGSDRSLYEGKISSFMFSPGHQAKQLYEDRFANETPNSRNSDYSITSGGGSSIFYGQSPNLQDTDNSSPPLHQVRNILIEDTRPSVSNTYADANIKKNFNGFPHSQRTASSSSFGSFDSNSASLTPSSSSNIIDLVLESENSSPVKHPDISVTPSVMQDSAPTHARSQDLFGLPVMKQPIPSSNSFTDVFAVNHQRLSPVPSEEKELTKSFSDSVGWATFDLPPQANPASEQKDSTSVVSQAIKHQFPQNAVQDLFFLFADQHDEIIPSSETDKSSQTWDAFGFSDGNFQQTSSNKLLQTNEAKVLVHNPPATGVLYSSLQYQEVPVEVGSQNFSTDEFSALNVPYDGSSGSSFFSVPFLKGGTTQEQKSTNPFDLPYDSDVDKDNLFPDMHSLQTALPNQLLPTNLLGGQPQTWFSQNSVAACVMPVPQGSLAYNAGQVPSSQLRDLTSQGPVASFGGNPFA
- the LOC135605716 gene encoding probable ADP-ribosylation factor GTPase-activating protein AGD14 isoform X4; translated protein: MSSKKQDERNEKIIRGLLKLPPNRKCINCNSLGPQYVCVNFWTFICVTCSGIHREFTHRVKSISMAKFTSQEVEALQKGGNQRAREIFLKDWDTEKMRLPSSSNLDKLREFIKYVYVEKKYAGGISSDKPPRDMQTHKNHEDHRRANSYHSFSQSPPYDGQYEERCNGKMSGMLARKPGSDRSLYEGKISSFMFSPGHQAKQLYEDRFANETPNSRNSDYSITSGGGSSIFYGQSPNLQDTDNSSPPLHQVRNILIEDTRPSVSNTYADANIKKNFNGFPHSQRTASSSSFGSFDSNSASLTPSSSSNIIDLVLESENSSPVKHPDISVTPSVMQDSAPTHARSQDLFGLPVMKQPIPSSNSFTDVFAVNHQRLSPVPSEEKELTKSFSDSVGWATFDLPPQANPASEQKDSTSVVSQAIKHQFPQNAVQDLFFLFADQHDEIIPSSETDKSSQTWDAFGFSDGNFQQTSSNKLLQTNEAKVLVHNPPATGVLYSSLQYQEGGTTQEQKSTNPFDLPYDSDVDKDNLFPDMHSLQTALPNQLLPTNLLGGQPQTWFSQNSVAACVMPVPQGSLAYNAGQGLNFTRSCCILWWKPFCLENCSISLSAKGIPTATSGGLYNICNLACFIYICAGLKDFPSGNRFIRALAIMLTWY
- the LOC135605716 gene encoding probable ADP-ribosylation factor GTPase-activating protein AGD14 isoform X3, which translates into the protein MSSKKQDERNEKIIRGLLKLPPNRKCINCNSLGPQYVCVNFWTFICVTCSGIHREFTHRVKSISMAKFTSQEVEALQKGGNQRAREIFLKDWDTEKMRLPSSSNLDKLREFIKYVYVEKKYAGGISSDKPPRDMQTHKNHEDHRRANSYHSFSQSPPYDGQYEERCNGKMSGMLARKPGSDRSLYEGKISSFMFSPGHQAKQLYEDRFANETPNSRNSDYSITSGGGSSIFYGQSPNLQDTDNSSPPLHQRTASSSSFGSFDSNSASLTPSSSSNIIDLVLESENSSPVKHPDISVTPSVMQDSAPTHARSQDLFGLPVMKQPIPSSNSFTDVFAVNHQRLSPVPSEEKELTKSFSDSVGWATFDLPPQANPASEQKDSTSVVSQAIKHQFPQNAVQDLFFLFADQHDEIIPSSETDKSSQTWDAFGFSDGNFQQTSSNKLLQTNEAKVLVHNPPATGVLYSSLQYQEVPVEVGSQNFSTDEFSALNVPYDGSSGSSFFSVPFLKGGTTQEQKSTNPFDLPYDSDVDKDNLFPDMHSLQTALPNQLLPTNLLGGQPQTWFSQNSVAACVMPVPQGSLAYNAGQGLNFTRSCCILWWKPFCLENCSISLSAKGIPTATSGGLYNICNLACFIYICAGLKDFPSGNRFIRALAIMLTWY
- the LOC135605716 gene encoding probable ADP-ribosylation factor GTPase-activating protein AGD14 isoform X7, with the translated sequence MSSKKQDERNEKIIRGLLKLPPNRKCINCNSLGPQYVCVNFWTFICVTCSGIHREFTHRVKSISMAKFTSQEVEALQKGGNQRAREIFLKDWDTEKMRLPSSSNLDKLREFIKYVYVEKKYAGGISSDKPPRDMQTHKNHEDHRRANSYHSFSQSPPYDGQYEERCNGKMSGMLARKPGSDRSLYEGKISSFMFSPGHQAKQLYEDRFANETPNSRNSDYSITSGGGSSIFYGQSPNLQDTDNSSPPLHQVRNILIEDTRPSVSNTYADANIKKNFNGFPHSQRTASSSSFGSFDSNSASLTPSSSSNIIDLVLESENSSPVKHPDISVTPSVMQDSAPTHARSQDLFGLPVMKQPIPSSNSFTDVFAVNHQRLSPVPSEEKELTKSFSDSVGWATFDLPPQANPASEQKDSTSVVSQAIKHQFPQNAVQDLFFLFADQHDEIIPSSETDKSSQTWDAFGFSDGNFQQTSSNKLLQTNEAKVLVHNPPATGVLYSSLQYQEGGTTQEQKSTNPFDLPYDSDVDKDNLCVAFLCSFQTCTHCKLHCQINFCLQIYLVDSPKHGFHRIQLQLALCLYLKEA
- the LOC135605716 gene encoding probable ADP-ribosylation factor GTPase-activating protein AGD14 isoform X1; the encoded protein is MSSKKQDERNEKIIRGLLKLPPNRKCINCNSLGPQYVCVNFWTFICVTCSGIHREFTHRVKSISMAKFTSQEVEALQKGGNQRAREIFLKDWDTEKMRLPSSSNLDKLREFIKYVYVEKKYAGGISSDKPPRDMQTHKNHEDHRRANSYHSFSQSPPYDGQYEERCNGKMSGMLARKPGSDRSLYEGKISSFMFSPGHQAKQLYEDRFANETPNSRNSDYSITSGGGSSIFYGQSPNLQDTDNSSPPLHQVRNILIEDTRPSVSNTYADANIKKNFNGFPHSQRTASSSSFGSFDSNSASLTPSSSSNIIDLVLESENSSPVKHPDISVTPSVMQDSAPTHARSQDLFGLPVMKQPIPSSNSFTDVFAVNHQRLSPVPSEEKELTKSFSDSVGWATFDLPPQANPASEQKDSTSVVSQAIKHQFPQNAVQDLFFLFADQHDEIIPSSETDKSSQTWDAFGFSDGNFQQTSSNKLLQTNEAKVLVHNPPATGVLYSSLQYQEVPVEVGSQNFSTDEFSALNVPYDGSSGSSFFSVPFLKGGTTQEQKSTNPFDLPYDSDVDKDNLFPDMHSLQTALPNQLLPTNLLGGQPQTWFSQNSVAACVMPVPQGSLAYNAGQGLNFTRSCCILWWKPFCLENCSISLSAKGIPTATSGGLYNICNLACFIYICAGLKDFPSGNRFIRALAIMLTWY